In Plectropomus leopardus isolate mb chromosome 17, YSFRI_Pleo_2.0, whole genome shotgun sequence, the DNA window GGAGGGACATTGTAGGAGGTAGTTATTTATGACTGAATTTGCACACTCAGCAGATAGCAATActatcttgtaaaaaaaaacaactaaaaacaaataaccaaTGGCTGGGAAATTCCATGATGAAGGTCAAAGCTGGTGAGCACAAGGTCTCCAGCACTGAAGGTCAAAGCACCAGAGCTCTGAAGAACCAGCTGAGAAACTCTTAAGCTATAAATCAGAAATCTAACCAAAGTGTACAAAAAAGACAAGGGCAATACATAAAGGCAGTCCAAACAGTTTATGTTGATAAGTCTAAATATCACATTCTGATAATATTTGCTCTCAAGTACCCTTGGTTAGGTCATGTTTGCTCCTATGTATAGTCCATGTGCCTGTTGATTTCACAATTTAATGTTGAAACTTAATGCAAAAGAACCTTTTGAAGTCTTACAAAGGCTTTGCTAAAGTAGTCTGAGTACAAGTACTACTTTATACAATATTTGTAGTATTTTCCACTGTTTTGTCTCTTAtttctaaaatcttaaaattaacTCATAGTAAGTTTGCATTTCTTTGACTAGATTTTGGCACATTAAACCCAATGATTTGAAACGTTATATGACCAACACATAAGAAAATCTGTAGGTTATCATGCATCTCCTAATCTGCGGTGCAGGTTTCTTTTGCTTCCTGAAAGCATTAAATTATACCAATATTGTCAATTTATATTCGACAGAAAATTAGAATTGTCTTAAACTTTAACATTTGTAAGTACTCAACGACTGCGGCTCAGCTACAGCTCCAACACAGCTGTTGTATTTGCAGTCCCTTTAGTTGGTCGCTTGTGGCATActactacatttcccatgatgctTAGGACAGAAGAGGGGTTGGGCTTGTTGGGCGCGCGCTGCGAAGAAAAcgatttgaaagaaaaaatggcgGAAAAACATTCAGATATTGGACAAGAGGggtttgtattctgttttttcaatttctttcacCTAATGACAACCGTTTTAACATCGAAATGTCGTATGTAACTTCATtgagaaaatgcatttaaagcgTTGTCATTCATCATTGTTGTGGTCAGCTGTGCTTTACAGTCAACGTACTAACATAGCGTCAAACGTGTTGGCGAAACACCGTGGAAACTTCATTTTCTCAGACATTagagtatttcactgatatccAATTTATGAGACGTTAACTTATCTTGTTAATTCACAAAATGTTCTTGCAGTTACGGAAGTGTCGCCGCTGCTGATGCCCACAATGAGGTAAGATATTTTAACTGacatttaaccccttaaaaccggAGGAAATTGggttgacttttttcaaaaaacacgaaagaaggcaatgagcaactgaagaaCTGACCCAAACATTAGTAAGAAACTGCTAGTTATTTGTTAAAAGTTACACGAAAATGACctggacaaaagaaaaaatagggaaaaaccctgaaacaaacaaggaaatgtctgaaatgagactggaaacatgttaaataataatgattacaaaatatatgtataatacataattttaaatatataattgtaataatataattatagtttttataCACATTCCCTagtgtttttaatgactttttaataatctatgcttctcttttttccacctcttgcaactttcttgcattttgtggaaaatttcttgccaagtttctgattgccttttcctcaatgttttttcttttctaaaaaaatcaagccaatttgctcacatttgtGAGAGCCATCTGTATGCAGCACAATTGAACTGTTGTTgtaccaggtttcaaagggttaagttagcTAACCAACACCTCTCTGCAAATTCTAAATCCAGGAGCTACTCATGTCATAGTGTCACTCACTTTGCTCTGTGCGATCTCTGTATACCAAGGTCAACTCAGGGAAACAGACATCGAAGAGATGCCCCTCCACAAGGCCCGGCACAGCTCCCCCGAACAAATCCCCCCGTACCGACGCCCATTCACCCATCAAACAGACACCAGGTGCAGGGGAAGGACAACTGGACACAGATCCACTAGAaatgcagacagaaaacacagagggaCCTTCATGTCCAGCTGAAACCCACTGCAAGAAGGAAATCTTGGAGGAGAGCCACCATAACAAGACGCTCTCTCCCTGCCCTTCCCAACCCATATCAGGGTGagatgtttggcttttttgtgcCTTGTGAATTGTCACCgtgtattgtgttttgttgttgttttgtcatatAAATCcctatttaaatgtttattgtagttttgtgcAGGAGTATAAGTCCATCCTTATCACCGCAAGAGAGGCTGGAGAAACTGATGGATGCTTCAATGAGGGTGAGTGTGGATGAGTCAtaagaatacaaataaattcattgtgacaaatgtgtaaaaaaaaaaaaaaaaaatacatgggcAGGCACAGTAATGGTATTGGCTGACTGAGATAATCCGTTTTTCATTTGactgaaaagttttggaaagatgatgaaattaaaaaaagtaataagtcagtgttttaaaaaatggttatgcaagtatattatttaaatgttttttaaaaaagctacaaCTATTGAATGGCAATTGATAACCAGAAAATTTGCATTGTAATAAAAGTGGTGTAACAAGAACAAAGGTCAactgaaaagtacatttatatatatatatatatatataatatatatatatatatatatatatatatactaaacatacacacacacacacacaagatggCAATGGAGTACTAAGGATAATGCTTTAGCAGAAATGAGTAGACTGTAAGGGTCTGGGTTGCATTTGGTTAGAGGGAAACATAATGGTTTCTTTTTATTAGTCATtaggaaaatgaatgaatctcTGTCtaatcacaaaataatttggcaactatttttgttgtcaaataattgttttagccattttgttaagtgaaaaaacaaacattttcaggttTCATTTCACTCAAATGGGCAAAggtgatgcttttctttgtcacacatgataataaactgaatagtttttggactgttgttcATATTAAACCGACAATGAAGATGTCACCTTGAGCTTTTGGAAATTAGCCAGGATATTAATCactattttgtgtaattttattgacaaaaaaattaatagagAAAATGTTTGGCATACAAATCACCTCTGCATTGTCTCTAGCTGGCAATAGAAAGAACTCAAGATTCCCTGCAATCGGTGCCAAACACATCATTGgaggcttttaaaaaacaaggttAGTGCGTGCACTGCTTCatttgtttcatatttcatgtagctctttgttttttaactgaattGCTGTCATAGAAATATTCAGTTCAAGTTATTTCTttacctgtgtttgtgtcttccTTGGTGCAGTTGAGGTTTTGCAGAAAGAGTGGGGTCATTTGGCCAAAAGCATACGCGATGAACACCAGAGTCATCAGCTCCCTGCTTGTGCAGCCAGGTATtgtagatgttttttatttatttatttatttagtactCCACgtgaattatatatattttttctattaaattttACCTGCACATTGATATTTTGTCCTGGTTATAATGATGCTTCCattatttcctttaatttctAGTGATTCTGCAGTGCAAAGAGCCATGCAAAAAGTCCAGAAAGCCATCAACAGGCATGTTGCTCTTCATATCACTATAGCACACACAAATTATTCATACAAACCatatattcaaatttaaaaacacagatggtgGGACCTACCACGTGAGGTTCTTTTGTTTACCagcctgtgttgtgttttaGGCTTCAGGCTGAAAGTGAATCTTGGGAGGCACTGTTGAACAAACACCAGAGCAAAGCAGAGGAATTGGAGAGGTGAACATGCGTACTGGCATTGAAGAAGACGGTAGCAAtgctgtgttagtgtgtgtcaATATTGTCTCCTGTAGTGTGTGTCAATAACGTGTTCTTTATTTGCAGGAAAGTGGAGCAGGGCCAGGAACGAGGCATATCATTAGACTCTACATCTGTGGCCCAGTCCTCCCAGTACCATTTCATACAGAGCAAACCCGACTATCACAGTCTCCTCTGCAGACAGCAGCCTATGCTTCACACCATGGCCATGATTGTATGTTTAAAATGAGGTTTTTATATCATTACTAAAAACAATCTTAAGCACATAAACAGTAGAAATGACTATttaagcaaaagcagaaatctgtgagttttttttattacattgttGTTATATCATCTGTATGATGGTGTATGGTAAAATACAGAAGCTGGtgtgaggaagaaaaaatattttggctttgaGAGTGAAGGAACATAAAGCAGATGCCACTGATTTATGGGCAGCTTAAATGCTGTCCACAAGAAAGGGAAAGGAGAGCCTGGCTCTCAGCAGTCCAAGGTGACTGTGccagtaaatgaataaattcacATTCAGCCTATCTGATCGAACAATTCACATTGCTAGATGTGAgataacataaatacataaaacaacagCTGTATCTCTTTGTACTGTTTGGTTTAGTGTTACTGTAGCAACaagttaaatttttaaaaagtgtcagattccttcaaaaacaaatttgctgCCAAAATGTTATAGTACATGTAGTACAATATGAACTAAACCTTAAAATTGTTGCTTCTATTTGTCTTGaatatttattgcaaaaaaccccacattttttaatgctgttaaagggacagttgacTCAAAAATAAggaacatttctttccttttacttgtactattatttcattttgtgtaaGCTGCTGACTGCTCGAGATATAGTATCAATGTGCAGAAGGAAACATGCATCTACTTCTATCTAGCACCAGTGAGCTAGCTCAGCTAAGGAGTATGCTGTAACTGTTTACATCCCACGCTGTCCACGAGCATGAGCCTCTCATTACAGTAGATGCTCATTCTTTCTccacagttggtgggtgtagttcggtagaagGAAAATATTCTTACATGAAATTGCTCCCAAGAAAGTCTGGATTATGTTGAATAACCAGATAATGACTTCTGGAAAGAGAGCACTACAAACTGAGTGCCATTTAGCtttattatattggagagaaggtagATCAGCACTATCCAACACttggcagctcacaccaaaataatttaggttgataaatagcactacagataaggGAAAAACATGTATGTTTGATTTGGGGtagaaatgttcctttaagtaCACTGACTATATCTCACATATAAAGGGATTAGACTTGTTGAAAATTAACATatgtactgatttttttcaactgtaCTTTACCTTGTTATGTAAtcagttattctttttttcatgtttagaTGGACACTCAGAATAAGATGGTTAGAAAGCTTCTGTCCATCAAAGAGCAGTCACAGCTAGTGGTGAAAGAGACCAGTGGCCGATTGGGTAAGGattttatctttcatttttttatatggaATTAACAATTATGTGgcaatttaacatttaatctggttacttttttacttactttataACAGCTGCAGAGGCAGGATTCCAGGATCTTCCACCTGACCCCATCAGGAACCTCATGGCACTACCTTTATCCTCAACTACATAGTCACACAGGCAGAAGGCAAGCACTAGCAATCAATCATCTGATAGACCATGACTCTTTATGACTTGTATATAAAGCTCAAATATGTGTACTTTCTGCTTATTTCACTGTTATATGATTTAGGAAAATATAATTTCTTAGCTCTGTTCTTGTTGTCTCATGTTATTGGATGAAGTAAACTCttggttttatgttttctgtgtcaAATAAAACCATCAGCAGCAGGTTTGGTTAGAGAGGTCGCCCAGGTAGTGCAAGTGCTtgaccagcaggtggcagtggCTGGCTATACAAATTTAAGAGAAGCTTGGTGAATGGCCAGAGTGGATTTTTCTGTTAGGCTTTAATGAAGTGAATTCTCACCTGTAAAACCTGAAACTGATGAGATTAGTGCCAGCTGATAGAAATTAAGGAAAAGAGAAACGTTTCAGAAAACTTTGCTAACATTCTGCAAAACAAGCGTATCAGCTTCTTCATAGAATAAGCAAATAATAGAAACCAAACTGGTTTTATCTTTAACAGTTTGAAATCTGAAGACAGTGTCGACATTTTAAGTGGTCTAATCactgctgtttaaaaaatatcgCCAAACATGACAAAGGGGTCAAGTCATGCTGGTATACATGgtgtcattttcaaaaagcgTCAGTAACTCAGTGATGaaatttgccaatttttttccagtcaaaattgacatgtgcAGCAGTAAAggactgacaataaaaaatattgaatataagTAAATTATACACTACAGTCTGCCTATACTCCATTTACAGTCCCTTTTACATGCTCATCCTTACTCTCTTTTTGGTGCTGCATCTATTTCACTTCATCAGTGTCCCCTGACCATTCAGGAGGAGGCCCCTCCCCCCACAGTGACTCACCCCCATCTCTTGCATTTGGCTGGGTCACTGATGCAGAACGAAGCTTTGACATTGTACCAGTCAGTCAAAGCTTTGTTCGCTATCACTCCCCATCTCTTGGTatcattcactcatttatgtTCATACTTAATTTTGATGATTACATTAAGAAGAATCGCGCCTTTTACCCGCTGCCAACAATAAATAAAGAGCGAATGACTTCCTGTGCTCTGCTGTTATGATCCCCAACATGCTCAATTTTCCCTGTGATTGTATTCAAGGGAGTGACTGGAGAGCACAGGGACAAGCAGGGAGAAGACAAGCGGGGTTGTGACCGTGAGAGTTGTGAGTAAGGGAGGATGGTGCACAGCAGGAGAGATCGATTCTTATTTAGATGAAAATGAGGCTTGATGCTTGTGGGGTGAGAGGAGGGCAGCTTTCGCATCCAAATGAATAGAAGTTTCACAGAAATGATCCTTAAATGAATCACGAACAATCAAATGTATAAAGAAGTTAACAAAGCCACTGACAGTCTTTTTACTTTCGGGGAAGGCCTTTCTTGACAGTCAGGCTAACTTTGGGGTTAGATAATGACCCCTGCAGCTACTCACTTGCAATTCTATGATAAACTGTCGCTTTAAACAACCTCAATGACCCAAGTAAATGACATTTTAGAAGTCATTCTTTAAGTGTTTGATTTGGATGCAGTGCATATTTGGATAAAGGTGCTCTGGGTGTGTACAGGCTCTGCAGGTTCCTTGTTTGTAGACTATTCTTAGACAGGAAGAAAAGAAGGGCTCTTTTGTGACCATATATGAATATTTGGTTTTACTTATATGCCCGATGTTGATAAGATTGGAGGTTTGTTTGCAAGGATCCAGTGCTTGCTATAACCACCAAGAAACCTGAATTGTGACTTGTACTATATGCACATGCAAAGAACAATTACTGTTAAGGTTTGCTGTATTCTCTATTCTTGTTGTCTCTAACTTTAGATTGATTAGCTACAGATTGTGGTAGATGGATGTGTGGAGAGTCAGCATAAACCACTGCCAGTTTGGTCCTACTCCCTCATGCACACCCATCATCTCTTCTCAGTACAGCAAGGCTGGCTGCAGCTCTCCTCCACATCCATTCAGCCAGCCATTCGTCTTGGAAAGCTGTCTCTCTGATCTGAGTGATAAACTACAGCAGAATTGCCCAGTTTGCAAAAAACAAGGACACTTGTTTTCAATCTGTGCTGTCAACATTTTCATACTGAAAACTGATGGGATGTTTCATTCATCGGAGGGTTTAGGGACAAAATGATATTCTTGGGTCGGACTGTTTTGCTTTGAGATTTAATATTGTTCTAGAAATTGCCACAATTTGCCCACACAGATGGATATTAGTGCAGTGACTTTTAGGTACAACTTATGAAATGACTCCCAGAGACCAATTCAGTACTTCTTTTTACACTTACTTGTGAGCAGGGACAGGTTGTTGTGGCTTGTTAGCTTCATAAACCTCTGCACTTGCTCcaacaaatctttaaaagatATGTGCAATGACAGAGAGGCCTCAACACCATGATTATTATGCAAtgtttgcatctgtgtgtaCAGCTTGTTATAAGCTCAAATAGCATGGCATCCCAGTCCTTTAAATGTCCACAAGCATTTATAGGAAATTCTTTATTAGGAATAAGATTTACCATCTCATTTTCAAGGGGGTCCTCAACAAACATATTACAATATAAGCACAATTAGACATACCATTTaacatcaaataaaagtaacaggataattaaacaacatttaaatattacaaaacGAAAACCAGATGACAACAACGACAAAACAAAAGGTATTAAGTATAAGACAGTACAAAATCAGGGGAACATACTCCAGATAGAGTCAGACAGTGTCGTTGTTAGCCTTaattaataaagttattaaacatatttaaacaaaattcttGATGTGTTATCGTGGACATGTACAGCTGATACTGTAATATGAGGACAgggcatttttaaacaaatggaaAGATGATATGGATCAAATATTTATAGGTAGATCACTCCAATCAGAAGGAGCTTTGGGCTTATGCCTTTATAGCTATTGACTTAGAGACTGTAGGAACAGGAAAAAATGAGCTGTGTAGAGTATCTCAAATGATAATTCAAGGTAAAAGTACCATGAACTGTTTTAAATACTAAGAGTAATtgaaatgtatacatttaaaaatgacctgCAACCAGTGTTGCTGTCCTCTTATGATAGGATTGAGCAAATTAAAAGTTTCACTGTACAATGATGAGTTATAAAAGGAGAGCCAAGAACAAATCTGTAGAGTATATTATAAGCTACGTTAAGAGGAAGAAGATTGTTTTTTATATGCAACCTGATATACAACATCTGCATAAtccagtgttggaaaaaaatgagttgtaatgctgttttttttttctaactgtcagtgaaaaacatttatttctaagTTCTATTGGATGATTTCACCGTATATTCATGAGACAAATGGCTcgaaccatttttaaaaatctttttaaactCAGATTTACTACAGTGTCAGACATCATTGAAAGGACAAATTGtcaaaaagagaaatgacacACTGAAATTGAACagtaaaggaaaacaaatgtatATTGCTAAATGTGAAATTTACCTAACAGGATCAAGAGGGCTGTTATAAAGTTCAATGAGTTACCATGGCTTTCAAAATTAACATGTACATCTTTTAGGTTTAGTTTTATAGAGTGAcctcttaaaatatatatttcctaATCTGATCAAAACTTAATAGAGTGAGAACTACTGTGAAACAATCGTAGTGCGAAGTCAGGTAATGTgggacatcaggtaaaatgAGACAATAAGGTTTTACATCTTGGGATCTTTAAATATTAACAGCCAGTCACCAAATATGTTCTTACATCTTTATCAGTCAGAGATAAGTGGGATGGGCAAGgctaatatttgaaaaatatactgGTCCCAGAACTTGCCAGAAAAGCCATGTGGcatgttgattttcttttttggtaatAAGAGAACTACAGCTAAAATAATAAGTGTGTAACAAGAAAAATTGTTTCAGGATGTGGCATTTTTATTCACTGTATGACTTTTGAtcaatatattttcatattacactttatttttctggaaAGGGGTTTTGAATGAGTGCTTAATGAATTCAGGTAAAATAGAACCAAGAAAAGCTAAAAATGGGACATTTTATTGAATTGAAACCAGCATGTTGTTTTAGGCAACCAGGGGCTATAAAATCATGAACTATGCCAGTGTGTGCCACACTGTCATATTTCAGACATCTTTTTGTCCCTTAAAAAAGTGTTACATATGATGCTGTGAATTCACGTCAGCTACAAAAATCCAGAATCAGCCATTGTtgttgtgcatgtgcatgtccATTGTAGACAATATGGCCTTAAAGAAACAGGCAATGAGAGAAAAGGGAAAGTGTAGCAGAAAAGTtggacaatattttttaataagtaGCCAgaggttttattattttatcaatgAATGACTGAACTGATAATTGGatttaataacttaaaaaaaaaacaaacaggactaTTCCATTTACCTTACTAGTTGTCCCATTTTATCTGAACATGTCATCGAAGTGAGACTGTGGTTCTCTACTGGTACAAAGtttctaaatttaatttaacatcatattttcatTACAGAAATATAGCAGAGAACCACAACAAGATACACAAGTAACACTTGCGGTAGTCTGCAGAgttttaggtggttttcttCTTAATCTACCAAAAAGTGTCCCATGTTACTTGACTTTTCCCTGACAGTGTTTCATgttcagttttacaaaatataggTTACATTTGTCATCTACATCACTAAATCTTGACACCACGACATTAGAAAGGTAGAAATTatgcaaaatcttaaaatgaactgaatcAATTATCAAAGGACATGCGATGCTGATGACGTAAGGGGCTATCCATTTGTAAAGGATGTACAAGAGGAGAATCTTATCACCTGGAGGAATAATACAGTAATGTGGAATACTGTGTTAGAACATTAGTATAGATGCATTATTGCCAACATGATTTCAGCTATTGCAGAAATTAGTCAGTAGCTTTTCTATATAGTATTTTACCGACAAACCCACCCGCAAGCTCTCGCTCTGTGGTGCTACGAGTTCAATGGTCAACGCGACGCACACTGCTCGCTCGCGCAGCCCA includes these proteins:
- the LOC121956242 gene encoding kinetochore-associated protein DSN1 homolog — translated: MRSTQGNRHRRDAPPQGPAQLPRTNPPVPTPIHPSNRHQLKPTARRKSWRRATITRRSLPALPNPYQVLCRSISPSLSPQERLEKLMDASMRLAIERTQDSLQSVPNTSLEAFKKQVEVLQKEWGHLAKSIRDEHQSHQLPACAASDSAVQRAMQKVQKAINRLQAESESWEALLNKHQSKAEELERKVEQGQERGISLDSTSVAQSSQYHFIQSKPDYHSLLCRQQPMLHTMAMIMDTQNKMVRKLLSIKEQSQLVVKETSGRLAAEAGFQDLPPDPIRNLMALPLSSTT